cgaactaagataTCTTCAACTATTCCCTCAGGTATtagagtcgtttggtctgccagctacaaagatattagtgcagaccttatctcttcaatctccttctccagtttcctatAAATGGATAGAggtattaaattaattgaggcccCAGAATCATATAGAGATATATCAAAATTAGTAGTGCCTAGAGAGCAAGGTATGGTAAAActtcctggatctccacacttttgtgagagtttattttgcaatattgcactgtaatgctctgtgagcttgaccactgagatttcttctattttcctcttctttgtcagtATCTCTTTCAAGAAATTGGCATAAGCCGGTATTTGtaagagcacttctgtgaatggtaggtttacatgaacctgtttcagcacatctaGAAATCTTTCGAATtgtttgtccagcttttctctacttAGCTTT
This region of Nicotiana tomentosiformis chromosome 4, ASM39032v3, whole genome shotgun sequence genomic DNA includes:
- the LOC138910124 gene encoding uncharacterized protein: MKTLIIKTSERLDAHDEAIKELGTSFRSLEIQVGHLATLMSERAPGTLLADTERNPKETVNIVTLKSGKVLKDLTPIHKGARHEKESGEQLKSGVEKKKEENSRREELETSKHMPALHFPPKLSREKLDKQFERFLDVLKQVHVNLPFTEVLLQIPAYANFLKEILTKKRKIEEISVVKLTEHYSAILQNKLSQKCGDPGSFTIPCSLGTTNFDISLYDSGASINLIPLSIYRKLEKEIEEIRSALISL